From Gammaproteobacteria bacterium:
CCCACAACTCCGCCGCCACCGGCAACTCCACCGCCACCGGCAACTCCGCCGCCACCGGCAACTCCACCGCCACCGGCAACTCCGCCGCCACCGGCAACTCCACCGCCACCGGTAACTCCGCCGCCACCGGCAACTCCGCCGCCACCCGCAACTCCACCGCCACCGGGTACACCACCGGCGCCCGCTACGCCTCCGGCACCTGCAATTCCGGCACCGGGTACGGCGGCTACCGCCTGCTGTAACGCCGAAAACAGGTTGCCGTCGGCTACCTGAACGCCTGCAACTCCACCGGCACTCGCACCGGATGCGGGAGTCAACAAGACCGGCCCACCGGCGCCAGGTTCTCCTTTATTCTTGATACGGTTCGCCATGTAACGGCTGGTCTGTTTCATCCTTTCCTGGTCGGGTTTGAAACCGGGCAGCACACCTTTCTTGACGAACAGTTCGTTTAATTCCTTGTAGAAATGACCCAGGTTATTCATCACGTATTTATCGAACAGCTTGTAGAAGATCAGCTTCGACTGGATATCGGTTTCGAGCAACTGGGATGCCTTGTCAAAACTTTCACAGATTGCCTTGGGATCGAGGGGATTATCGTCATCGTTTATTTCCTTGCGTTTCAGGACTAGTTTCAGACGTTCGCTTATTGCGAATAACTCATCCTCGAAGCGCGGGCGCGCCTTCGAAATCATGTTTTCGATTGCTATGTTGTCTTCGAGGTCGTCGAGCTCGACAAGAGTCAATTCCTCTTCGTCATCCTCTTCGTTGTTGTCAGATTTTCCTGTGATGAAAGTATTAAAGCATTGCTGCATTTCGTAGGTGAAATGTTTTTTGATGCCGTCACGTTTCAACCTGATCTCGCGCATCGCCTCCATATACATGTTGCGCTCACGGTCATTTTTAACCTTGTCCGATAATTCAAACATGGCGTCGTCAACATTCTCCATCAGCACGCGGATCAGGTCACTGAGTCCGTCCAGAGAGAAACGCTTAACCGAGTTATACACCGGATTTTTCCCGCCCTTGGCGTTAACGACTTCGAGTTTTGGTGCCAGCATTTTTTACCTGCATTCCCCGCCAATCTGCCTTGACTCCGATCAAATCACGCTCCCGGGAGATATAAAGATGACGTTAAGAAATTATTAGTGATAGTGTGATGTAATTCGCGTGTTAATAAGGTGTGGATAAAAGCATAGTTGTTATTGGTAACCTCATATGACCATTCATACCCGAAATATGACCGTTCGTCGGTAACGTCAATAATTTAACAGCCGTAAAAGAAGGTCAGTCCGGGCTTTACTGTAAGGGCGCAATCCGGAGAATAGCGCAGGCTTAGAAGAACCAGGTATCCATGAAGTTTTATTGCCTCTGTTTTAGCGCCTTGATGCTGACTTCGGCATCCCTGCTTGCGGTCGAAAAACCGCGACGAATAGTCTCTATCGGACTCTGTACCGACCAGTTACTGCTAATGCTCGCCGACCGCGAGCAAATAGCCTCGTTGTCGGTCTGGGCGCAGGATGAAAATATGTCCTACATGATCGATGCGGTCGGCGATATCCCGCTCAATCGCTCGTCGGTCGAGGAGATCATCCAGTTTGAACCAGATCTGGTCGTGGCAAGCGAGTTTGTCGCCTGGGATACGGTCAAATTTCTACGCCAGCTTGGATACCCGGTGAAACAAATGCCGGTAGCGACCTCGGTCGCACAAATTTACCAGCAACTTGAATTGTTTGGCGAGTGGACTGGCAATCAACAGCGCGCACAGGCAACTATTGCGCAGATGCAATCGCGGCTAGCCGATATTCATGCACGCTATGCCGAACGACCCGTCAAAAGCGTGATCATCTACTCGCCCAACGGTTTTACGATTGGTGCAAATACGCTCGAAGACGATTTATTTATCCAGGCCGGGTATCGAAACCTGGCGGCGGAGATGGGAATCGAAGGTTTCCAGGCGATTTCACTCGAAAAACTGGTGGCCTCCGATCCCGATGTGCTGCAAATTGACCGTGGCCTGTCACAACAGGATTCACTTGCGACTGCCTACCTGGGTCATCCTGTTTTAGCCAGACTGACCCGGCAACGCGAGTATCTCGATATCCCGACTCGATTGCGGATTTGTGCAGGACCGATGATTGTCGATGCAGTCGAACTGATGGCGGCACGTCGATGAACCTCAAGGCCGTAGACACACGGCTGTTGATAGCAATCCTGTTGCCGCTGCTGCTGGTAGTACTTGCGTTCGCGCTTGGTGTT
This genomic window contains:
- a CDS encoding ABC transporter substrate-binding protein; protein product: MKFYCLCFSALMLTSASLLAVEKPRRIVSIGLCTDQLLLMLADREQIASLSVWAQDENMSYMIDAVGDIPLNRSSVEEIIQFEPDLVVASEFVAWDTVKFLRQLGYPVKQMPVATSVAQIYQQLELFGEWTGNQQRAQATIAQMQSRLADIHARYAERPVKSVIIYSPNGFTIGANTLEDDLFIQAGYRNLAAEMGIEGFQAISLEKLVASDPDVLQIDRGLSQQDSLATAYLGHPVLARLTRQREYLDIPTRLRICAGPMIVDAVELMAARR